The genomic interval AGATCGAACGCGCCGGCGGCACGGCCGTCGCGGTGCGGGCGGACGTGGCGAAACGGGCCGAGGTCGAGGCGCTGACCGAGCGGGTGGAGTCGGCACTCGGCCCGATCGATGTGCTGATCAACAATGCCGGTATCGCCACCATCCGCGGACTCGACGACCTCACCGAGGACGACTTCGACGCGACCCTCGCGACGAATCTGAAATCGGCGTTCCTGTGCATCCAGGCCGTGATTGCGGGGATGCGGCGGCGCGGCTGGGGACGGATCGTCAACATCTCCTCCGTCGCGGCGCGCGGCGCGGGCGGCGTCGGCGTGCACTACAACGCGTCGAAGGCGGGCCTGGAGGGGCTGACTCGCGGGTACGCCGCCCGGCTGGCATCCGAGGGCATCACCGTGAACGCGGTCGCGCCGGGCCTGATCGACACCGAGATGGCCGCGCCGCTGAAGGCGTCCGGCGTCGCGGACCGCCTGCCCGTCGGCCGCATCGGCACTCCGGAGGAGATCGGTCAG from Nocardia wallacei carries:
- a CDS encoding SDR family NAD(P)-dependent oxidoreductase — protein: MTGQAALIGRTALVTGASRGIGRGIAVALAGAGAAVAVNYRSRADEAAATVAEIERAGGTAVAVRADVAKRAEVEALTERVESALGPIDVLINNAGIATIRGLDDLTEDDFDATLATNLKSAFLCIQAVIAGMRRRGWGRIVNISSVAARGAGGVGVHYNASKAGLEGLTRGYAARLASEGITVNAVAPGLIDTEMAAPLKASGVADRLPVGRIGTPEEIGQAVLLVTGNAFLTGQTIAVNGGGSFL